Proteins found in one Kiloniellales bacterium genomic segment:
- a CDS encoding TRAP transporter substrate-binding protein translates to MKQFFSKVIAAAALAAFASGAIAEPREVRIASHVSALSPLHQQSEMFAAEIEQRLPGQFRFALFPGGQLGKEKALITNVKAGSIEMINVASGVMKLDKKLGVFDLPWLFQDRAHVQRAMAAGLEDAVRTRIEEVAGVKVIGVYENGFRHVINAKRAVASPDDLDGLKIRISGGKFRQGVFQQMGATPQKVSWKETFTALQTGVVDGAEAATYGFYEQKHFEVAEHLSLTGHVYTPSFLLASKSFWDSLSAEQQAAFEAVGQAITARAYEAAAGLETKYFEEMKSKLSINEVDLSAFQKATAKSYDDYVGTEGDDWLKLVRAAASGN, encoded by the coding sequence ATGAAGCAGTTCTTTTCGAAAGTGATCGCGGCGGCGGCCCTTGCGGCCTTCGCAAGCGGTGCCATCGCCGAGCCGCGCGAGGTCCGGATCGCCAGCCACGTCTCGGCCTTGTCGCCGCTGCACCAGCAGTCCGAGATGTTCGCCGCGGAGATCGAGCAGCGGCTGCCCGGCCAGTTCCGCTTCGCGCTCTTCCCCGGCGGCCAGCTCGGCAAGGAAAAGGCCCTGATCACCAACGTCAAGGCCGGCTCGATCGAGATGATCAACGTCGCCTCGGGGGTCATGAAGCTGGACAAGAAGCTGGGCGTCTTCGACCTCCCCTGGCTGTTCCAGGACCGCGCCCACGTCCAGCGCGCGATGGCGGCGGGCCTCGAGGACGCGGTGCGGACCCGGATCGAGGAGGTCGCCGGGGTCAAGGTCATCGGCGTCTACGAGAACGGCTTCCGCCATGTCATCAACGCCAAGCGCGCGGTCGCCTCGCCGGACGACCTGGATGGCCTGAAGATCCGGATCTCCGGCGGCAAGTTTCGCCAGGGCGTGTTTCAGCAGATGGGCGCGACGCCGCAGAAGGTGTCCTGGAAGGAGACCTTCACCGCGCTGCAGACCGGGGTGGTCGACGGCGCCGAGGCCGCGACCTATGGCTTCTATGAGCAGAAGCACTTCGAGGTCGCCGAGCACCTGAGCCTGACCGGCCACGTCTACACGCCCTCCTTCCTCCTGGCCTCCAAGAGCTTTTGGGACAGCCTGAGCGCCGAGCAGCAGGCCGCCTTCGAGGCCGTGGGGCAGGCGATCACGGCGCGGGCCTACGAGGCCGCTGCCGGTCTGGAGACCAAGTACTTCGAGGAGATGAAGTCCAAGCTTTCGATCAACGAGGTCGACCTTTCGGCCTTCCAGAAGGCGACGGCCAAGAGCTATGACGACTACGTCGGCACCGAGGGCGACGACTGGCTGAAGCTGGTGCGCGCGGCGGCCAGCGGCAACTGA
- a CDS encoding GntR family transcriptional regulator — translation MDAALTGDNRLPRYQRLAETIKRAISHRRWRPGERLPSEQDLALHFTVAPGTVRQAITQLVDEGLLERHQGKGTFVRKPSFDSSLFRFFRFHGTDEERRVPESEILRREAVAPPPAVAETLQLAPEATVISMARLRLLDGEPVLAEQIWLPFDRFKALLDLEDAEIGPLLYPIYEEACGEIVARAEEELTAEACSNKHAQLLKLKKDTPVIVIDRTAFGYDDTPLELRSSRGRADKFQYHIEIR, via the coding sequence ATGGATGCGGCACTGACGGGGGACAATCGGCTGCCTCGCTACCAGAGGCTCGCCGAGACTATCAAGAGAGCAATCTCACATCGCCGTTGGCGGCCTGGCGAAAGGCTTCCCTCAGAACAAGACCTCGCCTTGCACTTTACCGTCGCCCCGGGCACGGTGCGCCAGGCCATAACGCAACTGGTGGACGAAGGACTTCTGGAGCGCCATCAAGGCAAAGGCACCTTCGTTCGCAAGCCAAGCTTCGACAGCTCACTCTTTCGCTTCTTCCGGTTCCACGGCACTGACGAAGAACGCCGGGTGCCGGAGAGCGAGATACTCCGGCGCGAGGCCGTGGCCCCACCGCCGGCCGTGGCCGAGACCCTACAACTGGCGCCGGAGGCCACGGTGATCTCGATGGCGCGGCTGCGCCTGCTCGACGGCGAGCCGGTCCTGGCGGAACAGATCTGGCTGCCCTTCGATCGCTTCAAGGCCTTGCTCGATCTCGAGGACGCGGAGATCGGCCCCCTGCTCTATCCGATTTACGAAGAGGCCTGCGGCGAGATCGTCGCCCGCGCCGAGGAGGAGCTGACCGCGGAGGCCTGCTCGAACAAGCACGCACAGTTGCTGAAGCTCAAGAAGGATACGCCGGTCATCGTCATCGACCGCACCGCCTTCGGCTACGACGACACGCCGCTGGAATTGCGCAGCTCGCGCGGCCGGGCCGACAAGTTCCAATACCACATCGAGATTCGCTGA
- a CDS encoding amidohydrolase family protein, with amino-acid sequence MGAIDWHAHVFLRSLPMAPDRRYTPHTDAPLALLRRLLMLNRMAGAVLVQPSFLGTANEFLLDALRELRRAESPLRFWGVVAVEADCAFDGLLAMQEAGVIGCRLNLYARPLPDLRGRTWSRFFDNVNRLGWHVELHLEGPRLPLLLPKLIARCERLVVDHFGLPDPVQPQHCAGLKLLLEGPAERLWVKASAPYRVFEGLDADEASRRCVPLHHILVEALGPEHVLWGSDWPWTRFPDVGGYERTLAWRDAWRRADPEEDD; translated from the coding sequence ATGGGCGCGATCGATTGGCATGCGCACGTCTTTCTGCGTTCGCTGCCGATGGCGCCGGATCGTCGCTACACGCCGCACACCGACGCGCCCCTGGCGCTGCTGCGCCGGCTCTTGATGCTCAATCGCATGGCGGGTGCCGTCCTGGTGCAGCCGAGCTTCCTGGGCACGGCGAACGAATTCCTCCTCGACGCACTGCGGGAGCTGCGCCGCGCGGAGTCGCCGCTGCGTTTCTGGGGCGTGGTCGCGGTCGAAGCGGACTGCGCCTTCGACGGGCTGCTCGCGATGCAAGAGGCCGGGGTGATCGGTTGCCGGCTGAACCTCTATGCACGCCCGCTGCCCGACCTGCGCGGCCGGACCTGGAGCCGCTTCTTCGACAACGTCAACCGGCTCGGCTGGCACGTCGAGCTGCACTTGGAAGGCCCGCGCCTGCCGCTGCTGCTGCCGAAGCTCATCGCGCGTTGCGAACGCCTGGTCGTCGATCACTTCGGCTTGCCCGATCCGGTCCAGCCGCAGCACTGCGCCGGGCTCAAGCTTCTGCTCGAAGGCCCCGCCGAGCGGCTCTGGGTCAAGGCCTCCGCGCCCTACCGCGTCTTCGAGGGTCTGGACGCAGACGAGGCGTCGCGGCGCTGCGTGCCGCTGCACCACATCCTGGTCGAGGCCCTGGGTCCCGAGCATGTCCTCTGGGGCAGCGACTGGCCCTGGACGCGCTTTCCGGACGTCGGCGGCTATGAACGCACCTTGGCCTGGCGTGACGCCTGGCGCCGGGCCGATCCCGAGGAAGACGACTAG
- a CDS encoding class II aldolase/adducin family protein has translation MAKMARLAVPNAEERRVREDLAALYRCFVHYGWTDLLATHISARVPGTTDQYLINPYGLFFEEVTASNLLKVDFDGQVLEGEHPYNEAGHLIHSAVLKARPEINFVLHSHTRAGVAVSTIKDGLLPLSQHAGIVLGTLAYHDYQVVTDAEDECELLARDLGGAYLMLLRNHGILACGRSAGEAFVLHYDLEAACKIQVDALRAGVDLVFPPDEAMEDLKDWGRPQESNERGERTWTAILRRLARSEPDYRS, from the coding sequence ATGGCGAAGATGGCAAGACTCGCGGTTCCGAACGCCGAGGAGCGCCGGGTGCGCGAAGACTTGGCCGCGCTCTACCGCTGCTTCGTCCACTACGGTTGGACGGACCTGCTGGCGACTCACATCTCGGCGCGGGTGCCGGGAACCACCGACCAGTACCTGATCAACCCCTACGGCCTGTTCTTCGAGGAGGTCACGGCCTCCAACCTGCTGAAGGTCGACTTCGACGGCCAGGTCCTCGAGGGCGAGCATCCCTACAACGAGGCCGGCCACCTGATTCACAGCGCGGTGCTCAAGGCCCGGCCGGAGATCAACTTCGTCCTGCACAGCCACACCCGCGCCGGGGTCGCGGTCTCGACCATAAAGGACGGCCTGCTGCCGCTCTCGCAGCACGCCGGGATCGTGCTCGGGACCCTCGCCTATCACGACTACCAGGTGGTGACCGACGCCGAGGACGAGTGCGAGCTGCTGGCCCGGGATCTGGGTGGGGCCTACCTGATGCTGCTGCGCAATCACGGCATCCTGGCCTGCGGGCGCAGCGCGGGCGAGGCCTTCGTGCTGCACTACGACCTCGAGGCCGCCTGCAAGATTCAGGTCGATGCGTTGCGCGCCGGCGTCGACCTGGTGTTCCCGCCGGACGAGGCGATGGAGGACCTGAAGGACTGGGGCCGCCCGCAGGAGAGCAACGAGCGTGGGGAGCGCACCTGGACCGCGATCCTGCGCCGGCTGGCACGCAGCGAACCGGACTACCGCAGCTGA
- a CDS encoding Crp/Fnr family transcriptional regulator codes for MVERSLAGIGILSDLDPEDLKRLAEACRWRRYGRGERILEEGSESRDVMFVVEGAVSILGPRESGREVAYAVLEQGNHIGELAALDGEPRSASVVARCDSLIAVMPAERFLRLLQDDGRVALKLLRNLSSRIRSGDLRILELSTLAATQRVYAELLRRAVPDAATPDLWIVRPLPPMREIASHASTTRETVARALGALYPAGLLRRKGRNLYIMDRAALEKLVGGG; via the coding sequence GTGGTCGAGCGATCGCTCGCGGGCATCGGGATTCTCTCGGACCTGGATCCGGAGGATCTGAAGCGGCTGGCCGAGGCCTGCCGCTGGCGCCGCTACGGTCGCGGCGAGCGGATCCTGGAAGAGGGCAGTGAAAGCCGCGACGTCATGTTCGTCGTCGAGGGCGCGGTCAGCATCCTCGGCCCGCGCGAGTCCGGACGCGAGGTCGCCTATGCGGTGCTCGAGCAGGGCAACCACATCGGCGAGCTGGCTGCGCTGGACGGCGAGCCGCGCTCGGCCAGCGTGGTCGCGCGCTGCGACAGCCTGATCGCGGTCATGCCGGCGGAGCGCTTCCTGCGGCTGCTGCAGGACGACGGTCGGGTCGCCCTGAAGCTGCTGCGCAACCTCTCGTCCCGGATCCGCTCCGGCGACCTGCGGATCCTGGAGCTCAGCACCCTGGCGGCGACCCAGCGGGTCTACGCCGAGCTGCTCCGCCGGGCGGTACCCGACGCGGCGACGCCCGATCTCTGGATCGTCCGGCCCTTGCCGCCGATGCGCGAGATCGCCAGCCACGCCAGCACCACCCGCGAGACCGTGGCGCGTGCGCTCGGCGCGCTCTATCCCGCCGGCCTGCTGCGCCGCAAGGGCCGTAACCTCTACATCATGGACCGCGCCGCCCTGGAGAAGCTGGTCGGCGGGGGCTAG
- a CDS encoding mandelate racemase/muconate lactonizing enzyme family protein, protein MKITQLETLRLESRPSVIWVRLHTDQGLAGLGETWFGTGAVEADLHERIAPLILGEDTREIERLNRRMRPYVGFAGTGVEMRALSAVDVALWDLAGQAADRPIHALLGGPLRAEIPVYNTCAGPDYVSKTSAVRPENFGLPGAEKARQFEDLEAFLKNADELAADLLETGIGAMKIWPFDFAAGAAEGLDISAADLARALEPFEKVRAALGDKMRLKAELHGLWSLPAAKKIAAALEPLDMDWIEDPVWMDRPSETAELAAATTAPIAGGETLGGLGAFRELIAQDALSVPIVDLTWGGGLSFARKVAALAEAAGLPVAFHDCSGPVTLAASVQLALACPNVAEQEIARAFYYGWYGDYVDRPPPLERGMIRAPEGPGLGMKLLDDVSKRKDARVRVSRL, encoded by the coding sequence ATGAAGATCACCCAGTTGGAGACCCTCCGGCTCGAGAGCCGGCCGAGCGTGATCTGGGTCCGCCTGCACACGGACCAGGGACTGGCCGGCCTGGGCGAGACCTGGTTCGGCACCGGGGCGGTCGAGGCCGACCTCCACGAGCGCATCGCGCCGCTGATCCTGGGCGAGGACACCCGCGAGATCGAGCGGCTGAACCGGCGGATGCGGCCCTACGTAGGCTTTGCCGGCACCGGGGTCGAGATGCGCGCCCTCTCGGCGGTCGACGTCGCGCTCTGGGACCTCGCCGGCCAAGCCGCAGACCGTCCGATCCACGCCCTGCTCGGCGGGCCGCTGCGCGCCGAGATCCCGGTCTACAACACCTGCGCCGGGCCGGACTACGTCTCCAAGACCTCGGCCGTGCGGCCCGAGAACTTCGGCCTGCCCGGTGCGGAAAAAGCGCGCCAATTTGAGGACTTGGAGGCCTTTCTCAAGAACGCCGACGAACTGGCGGCCGACCTGCTGGAGACCGGTATCGGCGCCATGAAGATCTGGCCCTTCGACTTCGCCGCAGGCGCCGCCGAGGGTCTCGACATATCCGCCGCGGATCTGGCCCGCGCGCTCGAGCCTTTCGAGAAGGTGCGCGCGGCCCTGGGCGACAAGATGCGGCTCAAGGCCGAGCTGCACGGCCTCTGGAGCCTGCCGGCGGCGAAGAAGATCGCCGCCGCGCTGGAGCCGCTGGACATGGACTGGATCGAGGACCCGGTGTGGATGGACCGGCCAAGCGAGACCGCCGAACTGGCCGCCGCGACGACGGCCCCGATCGCCGGCGGCGAGACCCTGGGCGGCCTCGGCGCCTTCCGGGAGCTGATCGCCCAGGACGCCCTCTCGGTGCCGATCGTCGACCTGACCTGGGGCGGCGGCCTGAGCTTCGCCCGCAAGGTCGCCGCCCTCGCCGAAGCCGCCGGGCTGCCGGTCGCCTTCCACGACTGCTCGGGCCCGGTGACCCTGGCCGCCTCGGTGCAGCTCGCCCTCGCCTGCCCCAACGTCGCCGAACAGGAGATCGCCCGCGCCTTCTACTACGGCTGGTACGGCGACTACGTCGACCGGCCGCCGCCGCTGGAGCGCGGGATGATCCGCGCGCCGGAGGGGCCAGGCCTGGGGATGAAGCTGCTCGATGACGTTTCGAAGCGGAAGGACGCGCGGGTGCGGGTCAGCCGGCTGTAA